From the Pungitius pungitius chromosome 6, fPunPun2.1, whole genome shotgun sequence genome, one window contains:
- the LOC119196319 gene encoding fibroblast growth factor 23: MQPALLSLLLIAVHASVSVDSTPRLRGPKRLGQHQRRSFQTGARADASAGASRFYWEPSGGTRKGLYRNSFVIMPVRTATSNYVSIFDMRRKRFLCMDSAGDLYSSRQKDPGDCLFQPVGLDVADPHDSISPGRLFQAAGPELSSSSPAERFSGPSVERRRRSEAVNPSDPLRSHSHPSHSARDHKDVEHRQPDQDQAGAVSKETITSCDDPLRVLQPNGPVSPVKTNIADRAEQD; the protein is encoded by the exons ATGCAGccggctctcctctctctgctcctgaTTGCCGTACACGCGTCCGTATCCGTGGACTCTACACCGAGGCTCCGGGGGCCAAAGCGCCTGGGGCAGCACCAGCGGAGGAGCTTCCAGACGGGCGCGCGCGCGGATGCATCAGCTGGTGCCAGTCGTTTCTACTGGGAGCCCAGTGGGGGGACGAGAAAAGGCCTTTACAGAAACTCTTTTG TTATTATGCCAGTAAGAACAGCTACGAGCAACTATGTGTCAATATTTGATATGCGCAGAAAAAGGTTCCTCTGTATGGACTCAGCGGGAGATTTGTACAGCTCT AGGCAAAAGGACCCAGGAGATTGTCTCTTCCAGCCCGTTGGGTTGGACGTGGCGGACCCCCATGACTCCATAAGCCCGGGCCGGCTGTTTCAAGCGGCCGGGCCCgagctctcctcttcctccccggcgGAGCGCTTCTCCGGCCCCTCGGTGGAGCGACGGAGGAGGAGTGAGGCGGTGAACCCCTCCGATCCGTTAAGATCACATTCACACCCCTCCCATTCTGCCAGGGATCACAAGGACGTAGAGCACCGGCAGCCCGACCAGGACCAGGCCGGCGCCGTGTCCAAAGAGACCATCACCTCTTGCGATGACCCCCTGCGGGTCCTGCAGCCCAACGGGCCGGTCAGCCCCGTCAAGACTAATATCGCAGACCGAGCAGAGCAGGACTAA
- the LOC119196321 gene encoding fibroblast growth factor 6-like yields the protein MAVAQRLLVSMSCEAGTPHWTLTAVVLLGFLLGIVSAYPLPSSRTNATLLERRWETLFSRSVLGISGEKPELNWESDYLLGIKRVRRLYCNVGIGFHLQILPDGRINGVHNENQYSLLEISTVDRGVVSLCGVSSEMFVAMNSRGRLYGTTVFHDECKFKESLLANNYNAYESVVHRGSYIALSKHGRVKRGNKATTAMTVTHFLPRI from the exons ATGGCCGTTGCGCAAAGGCTCCTCGTCAGTATGTCCTGCGAGGCCGGCACGCCGCACTGGACGCTGACCGCGGTGGTTCTCCTGGGCTTCCTGCTGGGGATCGTGTCAGCGTACCCTCTACCGAGCAGCAGGACGAATGCAACTTTACTGGAGAGACGATGGGAGACGCTTTTCTCCCGCTCTGTACTGGGGATCTCCGGGGAGAAACCGGAGCTGAACTGGGAGAGTGACTATCTGCTGGGCATCAAGAGAGTGCGGAGGCTCTACTGCAACGTGGGCATCGGGTTTCACCTTCAGATCCTCCCCGACGGCAGGATAAACGGTGTACATAATGAGAACCAGTACA GTCTATTAGAGATTTCCACGGTGGACAGAGGAGTGGTGAGCCTATGTGGGGTGAGCAGCGAGATGTTTGTCGCAATGAACAGCCGTGGGAGGTTATACGGAACG ACGGTCTTCCATGACGAGTGCAAGTTCAAGGAGAGCTTGCTCGCGAACAACTACAACGCCTACGAGTCTGTGGTCCACAGAGGCTCCTACATAGCGCTCAGCAAGCATGGCCGCGTGAAGAGAGGGAACAAGGCCACGACCGCCATGACTGTAACCCACTTCCTACCCCGGATATGA